The following nucleotide sequence is from Natronosalvus caseinilyticus.
GAGGTCCTCGATCAGGTCTGCACAGTCGCCCTCGCGGACGTCCTGTGCAGCCAGCGGCCGCTCCCCGCGTTCCCGCCGTTCCTCGTTTTCCCGCTCGAGGGCTGTCTCGTAGATATCGATCCAGCGAGGGTTGCGCTCGAAGCCGATGGCCTCCCGCAGGCCAGTCCCCTCGTGTTCACAGAGGCTCGCACCCAGTAGCGTACCGCCGACGCCCGCGAACGGGTCGAGGACGGTCTCGCCGGCTTTGCTGAACCGATCGACGAGGTCCGCACAGAGCCGTGGGGGCTTCTGCCCGCCGTGTTCGCTTCGCAGGTCGTGCTGGAGATCCGGTGGATAGGCTTCGGGGATCACCGACTTCGTGGCGAACTTCCACTCCCGGCCGGTGAGGTCGTTGAGTCGGTTTCGTTCGTCGTAGATCCCCCGTCCCTCGAGGTAGGTCTGGTGGTCGGCCAGTTCGTCGGTGTTGACCACGTCGCCGTCCTCGACGGGGAGGGACTCCTCACGCGCCCGCTCGGCGTCGAAGTCACCGTCGTCGTCGGTGAACAGGCGGCTCTGGCGGTGCCCGTTCTCGCCGCCTGCGTCGCCGTCGTCGGCCATACCTCGAGTCCTCACCGGTCGGACATAAGCGCTTTCGCTCGCGGATCGGTGTCGGACCAGTGCCGACGCCGACGCTTATCCGATCGGCGGTGGAAGGTCACCCGTGGTCCCGTTCGAACCCATCGCCTCGACTCTCGTCGGTCTTCTCGCGCTCTGGCTCGGCGCTCGCTGGCTCGTTACCGCGGCTTCCCGACTCGCTCGAGCCGCGGGCATCCCGCCGCTGATCGTCGGTCTCACCGTCGTCGCCTTCGGGACGTCGGCGCCCGAAATCGTCGTGGGCGTCGAGGCGGCCCTCGAGGGACGCGGCGCCATCGCCGTCGGCAACGTGGTCGGATCGAACGCGTTCAACCTGGGCGCGATTCTGGGCGTACTGGCGATCATCAGTCCGTTTCGCGTCGCCGATACCCTCGTCCGACGGGACGCCGTCGCGATGGCGGCGGCGACAGCGGTTGGGATCGCGGTTCTGGTGAATTTGCACGTCTCGCGTACCGAAGGCATCTTTCTCATCGCGTGTCTGGTCGCCTATATGAGCTGGCTCGCCCGATCGGCACGCGGTTCCGACGTCGACGTTAGCGAACCCGAGCGCTCGGAAACGAACCGCCATCCCGGGGTCGATGCGCTCGTCCTCGTCGTCGGCCTGGTCCTGGTCGGTATCGGCGGTCGGTTGCTCGTCCAGGGCGCGGTCGAAATCGCTCGCGCCGGAGGCGTCTCGGAGTGGCTCATCGGCGTGACGGTGGTCGCCGGGGGAACCTCCCTCCCCGAGGCAGCAGCGTCCGTCGTCGCAGCGCGGCGCGCTGAAGTCGGCATCGCGGCCGGGAACGTAGTCGGGTCGAACGTGTTCAACCTGCTGGGCGTGCTCGGCATCTCCGCGGTGGCTGCGCCGCTGGCCGTCGACGTGAGTGTTCGCTTGGGACTGTGGTGGCTCGCCGCGTTGACTGCCGTATCGGCCGTCCTCCTGGCGACCGGTCGTCGGCTGACCCGTCTCGAGGGCGTCGCGCTCGTACTCTCGGTGGCGGGCTACTGGGTGCTGGCGGCGGGTTGAGGTGTCTCCGGCCCGAGGCTCGATAGCTCCTCGAGCCATTCGTCCGTCGTCGTCGTCGCTCGAGGTGACATCGGTGTTAGCGAGGGCCTTTGTGCGGGCGGCCCCTTCATTGGTCTATGAACATGCTCGTCGACGGCGAGTGGCGAACCGACGCGTCCGAGACCACGAACGAGGAGGGGGCCTTCGAGCGCCAGACGACGACGTTCCGCGACGAGATCCGGGACGAGCCGGACGCTCGATTCCAGCCCGAAGCTGGACGGTATCACCTCTACGTCTCCTACGCGTGCCCGTGGGCCCACCGAACGCTCCTGGTGCGGTCGCTGAAGGGCCTCGAGGACGCCATCTCCGTTTCGGTCGTCGACCCCTATCGCGCCGAGGGTGGCTGGCAGTTCACACCCGAGAAAGACGGGTGCACCGTGGATCACGTCCACGGGGCGGACTACCTCCGGGAACTCTACGTGCGCGCCGACCCGGACGCGACCTGTCGCGTCACGGTGCCGGTACTCTGGGACACGAAGGAGGACACCATCGTCAACAACGAGTCCGAAGAGATCATCCGCATGCTCGATACCGAGTTCGACGACCTGGCGACCAGGGACGTCGACCTCTACCCCGAGGGCTACCGCGAGGAGGTCGACGAGATCATCGAGGCGATCTACGAGCCGATCAACAATGGCGTCTACCGGGCCGGGTTCGCGACGAAGCAGGAGCCGTACGAGGAGGCCGTCGACGACCTTTTCGAGGCGCTCGCACACTGGGACGACGTGCTCGCCGAGCAGCGCTACCTCGCCGGTGACCGCCTGACCGAGGCCGACGTCTGCCTGTTCACGACGCTCGTGCGATTCGACCAGGTCTACCACACGCACTTCATGTGCAACGTCAAGTTCATCCGCGAGTTCGACCACCTCTGGCCGTACCTGCGCGACCTGTACCAGACGCCCGGGGTCGCGGAGACGGTCGATATGGACCACATCAAAGAACACTACTACACGACTCACCCGGACGTGAACCCGCATGGCATCGTGGCCCGCGGCCCCGACCTCGAGTTCGAGGCGCCACACGATCGGGATCAGTTGTCTGGAGAGCCACCCGCGGCGCTGGCGTCGTCGCTCGACTAACCTGTCCAGTTCACGATCGTTTTACCCTCCATTCGAGTCGGTCACCGACGATTCCGCGCTCGCCGATCCGAAACGCATCGTGACTACTCGTCCCTACTCGTCCTCGAACTCGAGCGCCGCCGAGTTGATGCAGTAGCGCTGGCCGGTGGGCTCGGGGCCGTCCTCGAAGATGTGCCCGAGGTGGCCGCCACAGTTGGCACATAGGACTTCGGTGCGGTGCATGCCGTGGCTGGTGTCGACGCGCGTCTCGACCACGTCGTCGTCGGCGTCGTAGAAACTCGGCCACCCACACCCCGAGTGGTACTTCGTGTCGGACTCGAAGAGCGTGGCTCCACAGCCCGCACACGAGTACGAGCCGTCCTCCTCGTGGTCGACGTACTCACCAGAGAACGGGCGCTCGGTCCCGGCCTCCCGGAGAACGCGGTATTGCTCGTCGGTCAGGCGCTCGCGCCACTCCTCGTCGGTCAGCGCTCGCTCGTTGGATTCCTGGCTCATAGGCCCAGTAAGGGCGTCGGACTCAAGAGTCTGTCTGCGACGAGGCGGCAGGTGAGCGAACTAGCGCCCCGTCATTACGTTCGTGCTCTCACACTCCGGACACTGGGTCATCCGCCCGAGGCCGGGCACCTCGAGGCGAACCCACGCGTCGTCACCGCCGGGCGCTTCGAAGCCGCAGTTCAGACAGCGCGAGTGTCGACCGGAGGGGGGTTGCATCGCCATACTCGCGCTATGCTATCGCGTACCATATGCGTTTTTATCTCTCGAGTGATGTTTCACAGCGGTGATCGATCCGTCGATTTCGGACACTATCGTCGGAGCGTGCCGACCGGTCGGCCGCCGAACGTCCCTCCGTTGGACCCGCCACGGTGGTACGCCCCGTTCTCGCCCGATACACCTGATGGTGTAAATACTACAATTTCTATAGCTACGGTTCCCGCGAGCGGCCGTAACGACGATCAAGCGTGACCCGGATAATCCCGCTCGAATCGGTCCTCGAGGTCGCCGTACTCGAACTGCACAACGACGGGACGCCCATGGGGGCAGGCGTAGGGATTCTCGCAGTCGTCGAGCGCCTCGAGCAGATCCAGCACGGACCCCTCCGAGAGCGAGGTGTTGCCGGTGATCGACGGATAGCAGGCCAGGTCGGCGAGGAAGTCGTCGGCCAGCGCGTCGACCGTCTCGGCGCCCGCCTCGTGGTCCCCGTCGAGGAACGAGGCGAGGACGTCGCGGAGCTGGGCCGGCTCGAGGGTCTTCTCGAGGACGGCGGGGACGGTGGTGACGGCGACCGTCCTGTCGTCGACGCGGTCGGCGGAAAAGCCCAGACTCGCGAGCGCGTCCCGGTAGTGCTCGAAGGCCTCGGCCTCCACAGCAGTGAGCTCGAGTTCGACGGGCGAGGCGAGCGCCTGGGTCGTCGGATCGTCGGCGAAGGCTCGCTGGAGGCGCTCGTAGTTGACCCGCTCGTCGGCGGCGTGCTGGTCGATCAGGACGAGTCCCTCGGGCGTCTCGCAGACGACGTAGGTGTCCTTCAACTGGCCGAGTACCCGAAGTGAGGGCAGAGAGTCGTACTCGAGGGTCTCGGTAGCCGTCCCGCCCGCCAGCGTCTGCTGGTTCGTCGACGGAATGATCGAGCGCGACGGGTCGCTCGAGGCGGGGTGTCGAGATCGATCTCCTGCGTCTGTCGTCTCCGTCGTGTCCGCCGCGTCCGTTGCGTTCGCCGCATCTGTCGCATCCGACGTACCCGTCGTTCGATTCGTCTGTTCGGATACCCTCGAGGGATCGGAACGGTTCGCCTCGAGGTCGGACGAAGGGGCCGACGGTGACGTTTCGACTCCACTCGAGGTGTTCGCTCGTGATCTGTCCGACGACTGCCCAGTTTCTGGTGCCTCGGCCGTCCTCGAGCCGTCTGCCTGCGTTGCAGGCGCCTCGTTCGAGTCGCTATCTCGACGGTCGATCGAATGGGAGCCGACGGCATCGCTCGAGCCTGCCGCGGTCGACGGCCCCGAACCGCTCGAACCGCCCGTCTCGGGTTCGTCAGCCGCGCCCGCAAGCGTTCCGTCCTCGTACTCGTTGTCGGGCCCGACGGTCGCCTCCTCGGGCGCCGAGCGTCCTCGAGGAGCCCGCGAGCGGAGCAACCCGTGCTCGAGCAGCGCGTCCTCGACGGCCGACTCGACCGCCCGGCGGACGGCGTCGTCGTCGTCGAAGCGAACCTCGCGCTTTCTGGGGTGGACGTTCACGTCGACGGCGTCACCTGGGACCTCGAGGAAGAGCACGACGAAGGGGTAGCGGTCCCCGCCGAGCTGGCCCCCGTAGGCGTTCATGATTCCCTCGCGGATGGCCTCGGAGGTGACCGCTCGCCCGTTGACGTAGGTCGCGAGGTAGTCTCGACTGGCCCGGTTCGTCTCTGGGTGGGAAACCGTTCCCGAGACCGTCTCGAGCGGGCCAACCGGGAGTTCCTCGGCTTCGGCCTCGACGTCGATCATCGATCGAGCGACCTCGCGGCCGTAGACGGCGAGAATGGCGGCCTGCAGGTCGGCCTGGCCCGTCGTGGCGAACACCTCGCGGCCGTCGTGGGTGAGCGAGAGCGCCACGTCCGGGTTGGCGAGGGCGTAACGGGTGACGATCTGGTTGACGTGGGCGAACTCGGTCGCGGTGGTCTTGAGGAACTTTCGACGGGCGGGGGTATTGTAGAAGAGGTCCTCGACGACGACCGTGGTTCCCGCGGGGCAGCCGGTCGGTTCGACGGCGACGACGTCGCTGCCCTCGTAGACGAGTTCGGTTCCCGTCGGGGTTTCGTCGGCGGTTCCGTCGGCTCGAGGCCGGGTCCGAATCGTCAGCTTCGACACCGACCCGATGGTGTGGAGCGCCTCCCCGCGAAAGCCCAGGCTCTCGACGCCGCGCTCGAGGTCCTCCAGGCCCGTGATCTTGCTCGTCGTGTGCTGGCGAACCGCCCGCCGGACGTCCGTCTCGGTCATCCCGCGGCCGTCGTCGCTGACCCGGATGGACTCGGTGCCGCCTTTCTCGATTGCCACCTCGATGCGCGTGGCGTCGGCGTCGAGGGCGTTCTCGACCAGCTCCTTGACCGCGCTGGCGGGCCGCTCGACGACTTCTCCGGCGGCGATCCGGGCGACGGTGTGCTCGTCGAGTTGGTGGATGGTCGTCTCGTCCGTTGCTCGCTTGTCCGCGTCGTCCGTTGAACGAGTATCTGCACTGTCGTCCGCGTCGTGAGATGGGGCGTCGAATGTATCGTCGGTCATGAATCAGCCCTCGAGCAGCGCGTTGGTACGGTCGGTGATCGTCTTTCGACCTGCCTCGGGAACGGCCACGAGCGGCGGGCGAACCGCGTCGGACGGGAGCCACCCGCGGTGGCCGAGGGCGGCTTTGGTCGCCGGAGCGAATCCGTAGGTTCCACACGCCTCGAACAGCCCCGATATCGACGCCTGGAGTGCCTCCCCGCGCCCGGTTTCGGCGGTCTCGAGCACCTCGGCGTACGCCTCCGGAGCGACGTTCGAGAGCGCGTTCACGCCGCCGTCGGCGCCCATTCGGAGGGAAGGGACGAGCAGCGTGTCGAACCCCTGGAGACACAGAAATTCCTCGGGCGTCCGGCGCATCGCCGCCAGAAAGTACTCGAAGTCGCCGCTCGAGTCCTTCAGGCCGACGACGTTCTCGTGGTCGGCGATCGCCTCGAGCGTCTCGAGGGCGATGGGCTGGCCCGTACACGACGGGATGTTGTAGAGCACGAGGGGGAGCGGCGACTCGTCGGCCACCGTCTCGAAGAACCGGCGGTTGCCATCGGGATCGTTTGACGAGTGGAAGTACGGGGGGACAACAACCGCGACGTCGGCGCCGACCTCGGCGGCCGCTTCGGCGTAGTCGACCGTCTCGACGACGCTCGTCGCGGCGGCGCCGGCGAGCACCGGTACCTCGCCGTCTGCTCGCTCCACCGTGACCTCGACGACTCGACGCTGTTCGTCGGGCGAGAGGCTCGCGAACTCGCCGGTCGTCCCGCAGGGGAAGAGCCCGTCGATGCCGCCCTCGAGGAGCGCGTCGACGAGCGAACCCAGCGATTCCTCGTCGACCGATCCCGATTCGTCGAACGGCGTCACGATGGGACACGTGACGCCCTCGAGTGCCTGCTGGAAAGTCATGTATGGTTGTTTCTGAGCGGATGCAAAAGGGTATCGACGGGAATTCGACTGGGTTCGTGTTCCTCGAAACAGGTACGTCGGTCGATGGTCCCGTGGGATGGTTCTGTAGGGGTGGTGACTCAACGTTTTCAGCGTCTCCTTCGGAATCGTTTTCAGTGATGTCTGTTCGAATTGCCAGAATCTATTTATTTCCTGAAAGTAGTTTTGCGGTATGGTTGCAACTAACACAGAACCTGCATCGAGTCGATCTCTCTGGAATCGGATCACGGCCATTGGTCCAGCACTCATCCTGGCAGCCGTTGTCGTCGGACCGGGCAGTATCGCGCTGAGTACGATCGCCGGGAGCCTCTACGGCTACCAGTTACTGTGGGTGCCGATACTCGCGACGGTTTTTATGATTACGTACACGTGGATGGCCGCACGGATCGGCCTCGCTACCGGGGAAACGCTCCTCGAGGTCGCCCGGGAGAAGTACGGTAACGGCCTGGCGACCGTTGGTGGTGTCTTTGGCTTTCTCGCTATCCTCGCGTTTCAAGCCGGGAACAACGCGGGCATCGGATTCGCGACGAATGCGCTCGTCGGCTACGACGTCAGACTCTGGGCCGCCGTATTCTCCATCGCGGCGATCGGGTTCATCTGGTTGCCGAACCTGTACGAGAAGATCGAACTCCTCATCAAACTCGTCGTCGGGATCATGCTCGTCGCGTTCGTCGGGACGCTCGCAATCGTCGGCTTCGACGTTCCCGCCGCTGCCGGCGGGCTGATTCCGTCGGTCCCGAACGTCAACGCGCTCTTTCTCGCGCTTGGGATGGCGGCGACGACGTTCTCGATCGCTGCCGCGGCCTACCAGACGTATCTCGTTCGGGAGAAAGAGTGGGGCCCGGACCAGCTCGCCGAGAAGGGATCGGACAGCATTCTCGGTATCGCCGTCCTCGGGCTCATCGTAACGGTCATCATGCTGACGAGTGCGAGCGTCATCCACGGCGAGACCGATCCGGTCTTCGACGCCGTGGGTATGGCCTCCCAGCTCGAGCCCGTCGCCGGTTCGGGCGCGTTCTACCTCTTTACGCTCGGCTTCTTCTTCGCC
It contains:
- a CDS encoding DNA methyltransferase, whose protein sequence is MADDGDAGGENGHRQSRLFTDDDGDFDAERAREESLPVEDGDVVNTDELADHQTYLEGRGIYDERNRLNDLTGREWKFATKSVIPEAYPPDLQHDLRSEHGGQKPPRLCADLVDRFSKAGETVLDPFAGVGGTLLGASLCEHEGTGLREAIGFERNPRWIDIYETALERENEERRERGERPLAAQDVREGDCADLIEDLSEDSVDLLLTDVPYWDMDEREQTRNRRATRESKLGSFDAGGDAVDADADDGGGDDVGGRESESESESESESGSDDEGDAQHADASGQSKADWLAEMGERFAQFARVVRPGRYAVVFIGDMYREQSYAFLAADLARAIEDAAPMTLAANLIWYDPSKDLHVYGYPFSFVPSMVHQNVLVFRVESE
- a CDS encoding calcium/sodium antiporter, with amino-acid sequence MVPFEPIASTLVGLLALWLGARWLVTAASRLARAAGIPPLIVGLTVVAFGTSAPEIVVGVEAALEGRGAIAVGNVVGSNAFNLGAILGVLAIISPFRVADTLVRRDAVAMAAATAVGIAVLVNLHVSRTEGIFLIACLVAYMSWLARSARGSDVDVSEPERSETNRHPGVDALVLVVGLVLVGIGGRLLVQGAVEIARAGGVSEWLIGVTVVAGGTSLPEAAASVVAARRAEVGIAAGNVVGSNVFNLLGVLGISAVAAPLAVDVSVRLGLWWLAALTAVSAVLLATGRRLTRLEGVALVLSVAGYWVLAAG
- a CDS encoding glutathione S-transferase family protein yields the protein MNMLVDGEWRTDASETTNEEGAFERQTTTFRDEIRDEPDARFQPEAGRYHLYVSYACPWAHRTLLVRSLKGLEDAISVSVVDPYRAEGGWQFTPEKDGCTVDHVHGADYLRELYVRADPDATCRVTVPVLWDTKEDTIVNNESEEIIRMLDTEFDDLATRDVDLYPEGYREEVDEIIEAIYEPINNGVYRAGFATKQEPYEEAVDDLFEALAHWDDVLAEQRYLAGDRLTEADVCLFTTLVRFDQVYHTHFMCNVKFIREFDHLWPYLRDLYQTPGVAETVDMDHIKEHYYTTHPDVNPHGIVARGPDLEFEAPHDRDQLSGEPPAALASSLD
- the msrB gene encoding peptide-methionine (R)-S-oxide reductase MsrB yields the protein MSQESNERALTDEEWRERLTDEQYRVLREAGTERPFSGEYVDHEEDGSYSCAGCGATLFESDTKYHSGCGWPSFYDADDDVVETRVDTSHGMHRTEVLCANCGGHLGHIFEDGPEPTGQRYCINSAALEFEDE
- the mutL gene encoding DNA mismatch repair endonuclease MutL, encoding MTDDTFDAPSHDADDSADTRSTDDADKRATDETTIHQLDEHTVARIAAGEVVERPASAVKELVENALDADATRIEVAIEKGGTESIRVSDDGRGMTETDVRRAVRQHTTSKITGLEDLERGVESLGFRGEALHTIGSVSKLTIRTRPRADGTADETPTGTELVYEGSDVVAVEPTGCPAGTTVVVEDLFYNTPARRKFLKTTATEFAHVNQIVTRYALANPDVALSLTHDGREVFATTGQADLQAAILAVYGREVARSMIDVEAEAEELPVGPLETVSGTVSHPETNRASRDYLATYVNGRAVTSEAIREGIMNAYGGQLGGDRYPFVVLFLEVPGDAVDVNVHPRKREVRFDDDDAVRRAVESAVEDALLEHGLLRSRAPRGRSAPEEATVGPDNEYEDGTLAGAADEPETGGSSGSGPSTAAGSSDAVGSHSIDRRDSDSNEAPATQADGSRTAEAPETGQSSDRSRANTSSGVETSPSAPSSDLEANRSDPSRVSEQTNRTTGTSDATDAANATDAADTTETTDAGDRSRHPASSDPSRSIIPSTNQQTLAGGTATETLEYDSLPSLRVLGQLKDTYVVCETPEGLVLIDQHAADERVNYERLQRAFADDPTTQALASPVELELTAVEAEAFEHYRDALASLGFSADRVDDRTVAVTTVPAVLEKTLEPAQLRDVLASFLDGDHEAGAETVDALADDFLADLACYPSITGNTSLSEGSVLDLLEALDDCENPYACPHGRPVVVQFEYGDLEDRFERDYPGHA
- a CDS encoding dihydrodipicolinate synthase family protein, with the protein product MTFQQALEGVTCPIVTPFDESGSVDEESLGSLVDALLEGGIDGLFPCGTTGEFASLSPDEQRRVVEVTVERADGEVPVLAGAAATSVVETVDYAEAAAEVGADVAVVVPPYFHSSNDPDGNRRFFETVADESPLPLVLYNIPSCTGQPIALETLEAIADHENVVGLKDSSGDFEYFLAAMRRTPEEFLCLQGFDTLLVPSLRMGADGGVNALSNVAPEAYAEVLETAETGRGEALQASISGLFEACGTYGFAPATKAALGHRGWLPSDAVRPPLVAVPEAGRKTITDRTNALLEG
- a CDS encoding Nramp family divalent metal transporter gives rise to the protein MVATNTEPASSRSLWNRITAIGPALILAAVVVGPGSIALSTIAGSLYGYQLLWVPILATVFMITYTWMAARIGLATGETLLEVAREKYGNGLATVGGVFGFLAILAFQAGNNAGIGFATNALVGYDVRLWAAVFSIAAIGFIWLPNLYEKIELLIKLVVGIMLVAFVGTLAIVGFDVPAAAGGLIPSVPNVNALFLALGMAATTFSIAAAAYQTYLVREKEWGPDQLAEKGSDSILGIAVLGLIVTVIMLTSASVIHGETDPVFDAVGMASQLEPVAGSGAFYLFTLGFFFAALSSLVVNAILGATLLADGFGQDPTMDGRPVKSWATVAVLFGLAVVLVFQEDPIELLRIAQAVAVIAFPILGLLILGIANDEEYMGPYTNGLIVNVLGIVGYLAIIGIVLNYLREVIAFL